A region of Micromonospora chokoriensis DNA encodes the following proteins:
- a CDS encoding ABC transporter substrate-binding protein has translation MPVVRPPIDRLGADPGRRRLLGALLGAPLLMSGGLAGCSDGATTSTETGPVELSVFWWGTAKRAEITEKVLRLYSERNPRVTFRVTWQGAEGYYDRLATQAAGGNVPDLIQIDDAMLTEYAQRRIILDLSDRVADNHLDLRSLPEGLIRYGTVDGRTMAVASGQTHVGVVFNRDLLRDLKVPEPRGGMTWAEYFSWAEQVTDASDGRVAGTMDASGDYRALWLWLRSQGGEFYRGNQIGFGADELIAWFELWQRARAGRATPGGALVEQADSAEPGRQPVVTGLTAASFAWSHQLPELQRLTDAELGLTGLPGAPGAQWARASMYWAAFRGTRHPDAVIDVINFLTTNGEAGTVLGHERGLNASLAVRSYAEGSITDPAQRRAAAFGASIADLLGPAPAPPPQGHAKVRTLLVTAAERIRVKRDGTREATARFLSGAIAALAV, from the coding sequence GTGCCCGTTGTACGACCCCCGATCGACCGCCTCGGCGCCGACCCGGGCCGACGCCGACTGCTCGGCGCGCTGCTCGGTGCACCCCTGCTCATGTCAGGTGGGCTCGCCGGATGCAGCGACGGCGCCACCACCTCGACCGAGACGGGGCCGGTCGAGCTGTCGGTCTTCTGGTGGGGCACCGCCAAGCGGGCCGAGATCACCGAGAAGGTGCTGCGGCTCTACTCGGAACGCAACCCCCGGGTCACCTTCCGGGTCACCTGGCAGGGCGCCGAGGGCTACTACGACCGCCTGGCCACCCAGGCGGCGGGTGGGAACGTACCCGACCTGATCCAGATCGACGACGCGATGCTGACCGAGTACGCCCAGCGCCGGATCATCCTCGATCTCAGCGACCGGGTCGCCGACAACCACCTCGACCTGCGGAGCCTGCCGGAGGGGCTGATCCGCTACGGCACTGTCGACGGGCGCACGATGGCGGTGGCCAGCGGGCAGACCCACGTGGGCGTGGTCTTCAACCGGGACCTGCTGCGGGATCTGAAGGTGCCGGAGCCACGCGGCGGGATGACCTGGGCCGAGTACTTCTCCTGGGCGGAGCAGGTCACCGACGCCAGCGACGGCCGGGTGGCCGGCACGATGGACGCGTCGGGCGACTACCGGGCGCTCTGGCTCTGGCTGCGGTCGCAGGGCGGTGAGTTCTACCGGGGCAACCAGATCGGTTTCGGCGCGGACGAACTGATCGCGTGGTTCGAGTTGTGGCAGCGGGCCCGCGCCGGACGGGCCACACCGGGCGGGGCGTTGGTCGAGCAGGCGGACAGCGCGGAGCCGGGTCGGCAACCGGTGGTCACCGGGCTGACCGCCGCGTCCTTCGCCTGGTCCCATCAGCTGCCGGAGCTTCAGCGACTCACCGACGCCGAGCTGGGCCTGACCGGCCTACCGGGGGCACCGGGCGCACAGTGGGCGCGGGCGTCGATGTACTGGGCCGCGTTCCGCGGCACCCGCCACCCGGACGCCGTCATCGACGTGATCAATTTCTTGACCACGAACGGCGAGGCCGGCACCGTGCTGGGCCACGAGCGTGGGCTGAACGCCAGCCTCGCCGTCCGCAGCTACGCCGAGGGCAGCATCACGGACCCGGCCCAGCGACGCGCCGCCGCGTTCGGCGCCAGCATCGCCGACCTGCTCGGGCCGGCGCCGGCGCCACCGCCTCAGGGGCACGCCAAGGTGCGGACCCTGCTGGTCACCGCCGCCGAGCGCATCCGCGTCAAGCGGGACGGCACCCGGGAGGCCACCGCGCGATTCCTGTCCGGGGCCATCGCGGCCCTCGCGGTGTGA
- a CDS encoding ATP-binding protein — MTNADPHAPRTVVPIEPALLIADAFDQAQVTEIRHSVTSCAHASGLTGQRLDDFVLAINELITNAVRHGGGRGWLRLWHEADALICEVADHGHGISPQRLGDRSRPAPDTAGGWGLWLARELTDAMEVVTSTAGTTVRVSTGLVSPDRTTY, encoded by the coding sequence ATGACCAACGCAGATCCACACGCACCGCGTACGGTTGTGCCCATCGAACCTGCCCTCCTGATCGCCGACGCCTTCGACCAGGCCCAGGTGACCGAGATTCGCCACTCGGTCACCTCCTGCGCGCATGCCTCCGGGCTCACCGGCCAACGGCTGGACGACTTCGTGCTCGCGATCAACGAGTTGATCACCAACGCGGTCCGGCACGGTGGCGGGCGCGGATGGTTGCGGCTCTGGCACGAGGCCGACGCGCTGATCTGCGAGGTGGCCGACCACGGGCACGGGATCAGCCCGCAGCGGCTGGGCGACCGCAGTCGGCCGGCCCCGGACACCGCCGGCGGCTGGGGTCTCTGGCTGGCCCGCGAGCTGACCGACGCCATGGAGGTGGTCACCAGCACCGCCGGCACCACTGTCCGCGTCAGCACCGGTCTCGTCAGCCCCGACCGCACCACATACTGA
- the glpK gene encoding glycerol kinase GlpK, translating to MTPQYVAAIDQGTTSSRCIVFDHAGEIVAVAQREHRQIFPRPGWVEHDAEEIWDNVQQVVSEALRAAGTDAAGLAAVGITNQRETTVVWDRSTGRPVANAIVWQDTRTGPLLRELASAYGEERFRARTGLPLATYFAGPKLRWLLDEVDGLRERAERGEVLFGTMDSWLIWKLTGEHVTDVTNASRTMLMDLTTLDWAPDLLDAMGVPAAMLPEIRCSAEVYGHATGVLAGVPVASALGDQQAALFGQTCFQPGEAKCTYGTGSFLLLNTGASPVPSSHGLLTTVAYRIKDQPPAYALEGAIAVTGSLVQWLRDNLGLISTAAEVEELARTVDDNGGCYVVPAFSGLFAPHWRSDARGVIAGLTGYITKGHLARAVLEASAWQTREVVDAMNADSDVALRRLRVDGGMTANGLLMQFLADVLDVPVVRSRITETTCLGAAYAAGLAVGFWPDLATLRAQWRSDAQWEPAMAPELREQELRQWHKAVQRTLNWVD from the coding sequence GTGACCCCCCAGTACGTCGCCGCCATCGACCAGGGCACCACCTCCTCACGGTGCATCGTCTTCGACCACGCCGGGGAGATCGTCGCCGTCGCGCAGCGCGAACACCGGCAGATCTTTCCCCGGCCCGGCTGGGTGGAGCACGACGCCGAGGAGATCTGGGACAACGTCCAGCAGGTCGTCTCCGAGGCGCTGCGGGCCGCCGGCACCGACGCGGCCGGCCTGGCTGCCGTCGGCATCACCAACCAGCGGGAGACCACCGTCGTCTGGGACCGGTCCACCGGCCGCCCGGTGGCCAACGCCATCGTCTGGCAGGACACCCGCACCGGGCCGCTGCTGCGCGAGCTGGCCTCGGCGTACGGCGAGGAGCGATTCCGGGCCCGCACCGGCCTGCCGCTGGCGACCTACTTCGCCGGGCCGAAGCTGCGGTGGCTGCTGGACGAGGTCGACGGTCTGCGCGAGCGCGCCGAGCGCGGCGAGGTCCTCTTCGGCACCATGGACAGCTGGCTGATCTGGAAGCTGACCGGCGAGCACGTCACCGACGTGACGAACGCCAGCCGGACGATGCTGATGGACCTCACCACCCTCGACTGGGCCCCGGACCTCCTGGACGCGATGGGGGTCCCGGCGGCGATGCTGCCCGAGATCCGCTGCTCCGCCGAGGTGTACGGCCACGCCACCGGCGTACTCGCCGGGGTGCCGGTGGCCAGCGCGCTCGGCGACCAGCAGGCCGCCCTGTTCGGGCAGACCTGCTTCCAGCCGGGCGAGGCGAAGTGCACCTACGGCACCGGCAGCTTCCTGCTGCTCAACACCGGTGCCAGCCCGGTCCCGTCGTCGCACGGCCTGCTCACCACGGTCGCCTACCGGATCAAGGACCAACCCCCGGCGTACGCCCTGGAGGGCGCTATCGCCGTCACCGGCTCGCTGGTGCAGTGGCTGCGGGACAACCTCGGGCTGATCTCCACCGCCGCCGAGGTGGAGGAGCTGGCGCGCACCGTGGACGACAACGGCGGTTGCTACGTGGTGCCGGCGTTCTCCGGGCTGTTCGCCCCGCACTGGCGCAGCGACGCCCGCGGGGTGATCGCCGGCCTGACCGGCTACATCACCAAGGGGCACCTGGCGCGGGCGGTGCTGGAGGCGTCGGCGTGGCAGACCCGCGAGGTGGTCGACGCCATGAACGCTGACTCGGATGTGGCGCTGCGCCGGCTGCGGGTGGACGGTGGCATGACCGCCAACGGGCTGCTCATGCAGTTCCTGGCGGACGTGCTCGACGTGCCGGTGGTCCGTTCCCGGATCACCGAGACCACCTGCCTGGGTGCGGCTTACGCGGCCGGGCTGGCGGTCGGTTTCTGGCCGGACCTGGCCACCCTGCGGGCACAGTGGCGCTCCGACGCGCAGTGGGAGCCGGCGATGGCCCCGGAGCTGCGCGAGCAGGAGCTGCGCCAGTGGCACAAGGCCGTACAGCGCACCCTGAACTGGGTGGACTGA
- a CDS encoding DUF397 domain-containing protein, with product MSTRSGNGGDTCVEVADNLPGQVLVRDSTDRAGAVLTFAPTAWRAFVAGVRTGR from the coding sequence GTGTCGACCCGATCCGGCAATGGCGGCGACACCTGCGTCGAGGTGGCCGACAATCTGCCCGGCCAGGTGCTGGTCCGTGACTCCACCGACCGCGCCGGTGCCGTCCTGACCTTCGCGCCGACGGCCTGGCGCGCGTTCGTGGCGGGAGTCCGCACCGGCCGCTGA
- a CDS encoding YlbL family protein, translating into MRRRGLTVLLGALFTALLSIGVLRVPIPYVVLGPGPTVNTLGTADGKEVIQISGRETSTSAGQLRLTTVGVQPTVRLRGAIAGWFSDDEAVVPRELVYPPGESTEQVEQRNAEDFKASQTSAETAALRELGFPVQVVIKTVSGDGPAAGALKAGDVITSVDGQPVPVAAKVTELVRAKPVGTALTIGYTRDGVPATVSVTSREQDGRPRIGVEIDQQQPHPFTLGIDLEDIGGPSAGLMFALGIVDKLTPADLTGGQIIAGTGTIDDEGAVGPIGGIAQKLVGAKRAGAKVFLVPADNCAEAVRNPQPDLPLLRVGSLDEALTALETLRGGGQPTRC; encoded by the coding sequence ATGAGACGTCGCGGCCTGACGGTCCTGCTCGGTGCCCTGTTCACCGCCCTGCTGAGCATCGGGGTGCTCCGGGTTCCGATCCCGTACGTGGTGCTCGGGCCCGGTCCGACGGTCAACACCCTGGGCACGGCCGACGGCAAGGAGGTCATCCAGATCTCCGGGCGGGAGACCTCGACCTCGGCCGGGCAGCTGCGGCTGACCACGGTGGGTGTGCAGCCCACGGTGCGGCTGCGGGGAGCGATCGCGGGGTGGTTCTCCGACGACGAGGCGGTGGTGCCGCGGGAGCTGGTCTACCCGCCCGGGGAGTCGACGGAGCAGGTCGAGCAGCGTAACGCCGAGGACTTCAAGGCGTCGCAGACCAGCGCGGAGACCGCCGCGCTACGGGAGCTGGGCTTCCCGGTGCAGGTGGTCATCAAGACGGTGTCCGGGGACGGCCCGGCCGCCGGGGCGCTGAAGGCCGGCGACGTGATCACCTCGGTCGACGGTCAGCCGGTGCCGGTGGCCGCGAAGGTCACCGAGCTGGTCCGGGCCAAGCCCGTCGGCACGGCGTTGACCATCGGCTACACCCGCGACGGCGTACCGGCCACCGTCTCGGTGACGAGTCGCGAGCAGGACGGCCGACCGCGCATCGGTGTCGAGATCGACCAGCAGCAGCCGCACCCGTTCACGCTCGGCATCGACCTGGAGGACATCGGCGGCCCGAGCGCCGGTCTCATGTTCGCTCTGGGGATCGTGGACAAGCTGACCCCGGCGGATCTCACCGGTGGGCAGATCATCGCCGGCACCGGCACCATCGACGACGAGGGCGCTGTCGGCCCCATCGGTGGGATCGCCCAGAAGCTGGTCGGCGCGAAGCGCGCCGGGGCGAAGGTGTTCCTGGTTCCGGCGGACAACTGTGCCGAGGCGGTCCGCAATCCCCAGCCGGATCTGCCGCTGTTGCGGGTGGGCTCGTTGGACGAGGCATTGACCGCTCTGGAGACGTTGCGCGGGGGCGGTCAGCCGACCCGTTGCTGA
- a CDS encoding SigE family RNA polymerase sigma factor, with the protein MRDAQSFDDFYRSTARRMMRYGYAVAGDHNEAQDLVQEAYTRAWRQWGRLSEHPAPEAWLRLVVARLATDRWRRLRSLRCALRTAGPPQPVAPPNEDSVLLVQALRQVPATHRQALALHYLFDMPVDEIAREVGVPVGTVKSWLSRGRSRLAALLPDLADVELEASDVA; encoded by the coding sequence GTGAGGGACGCGCAGAGCTTCGACGACTTCTACCGCAGCACCGCGCGGCGGATGATGCGGTACGGCTACGCGGTCGCCGGTGACCACAACGAGGCGCAGGATCTGGTGCAGGAGGCGTACACCCGGGCCTGGCGACAGTGGGGGCGGTTGTCCGAGCATCCCGCGCCGGAGGCCTGGCTGCGGCTGGTGGTGGCCCGGTTGGCGACCGATCGGTGGCGGCGGCTGCGCAGCCTGCGCTGCGCGCTGCGGACCGCCGGGCCCCCACAGCCGGTCGCGCCGCCCAACGAGGACAGCGTCTTGCTGGTCCAGGCGCTGCGTCAGGTGCCGGCGACCCACCGGCAGGCGTTGGCTCTGCACTACCTGTTCGACATGCCGGTCGACGAGATCGCTCGTGAGGTGGGCGTACCCGTCGGCACTGTGAAGTCCTGGCTCTCCCGCGGCCGGTCCCGACTCGCCGCCCTGCTGCCCGATCTCGCCGACGTGGAACTGGAGGCCAGCGATGTCGCGTGA
- a CDS encoding ribose-phosphate diphosphokinase gives MRDIAVFSGTAHPDLAAEICAHLGVPLHPVRVSRFANDCLEVQLQANCRERDVFLIQPLVPPVQENLVELLLMIDAARGASAGRITVVLPHYAYARSDKKDAPRISIGARLVADLLTSAGADRVLAMTLHSPQVHGFFSVPVDHLHALRELATHFQRYDLSNTVVVSPDLGNAKEAAAFARLLGTPVAAGAKQRFSDDLVKISAVIGEVTDRDVIVLDDEIAKGSTVVELMEHLRGLKVRSIRLACTHGLFSDDALRRLSEQDGVLEIVCTNTVPIPAAKRVPELQVLSVAPALAEAMRRIHNGESVSALFG, from the coding sequence GTGCGCGACATCGCCGTTTTCAGTGGAACTGCCCATCCCGACCTGGCTGCCGAGATCTGCGCCCACCTGGGGGTGCCGCTGCATCCGGTGCGGGTCTCCCGGTTCGCGAACGACTGCCTGGAAGTGCAGCTGCAGGCCAACTGCCGCGAGCGGGACGTCTTCCTGATCCAGCCGCTGGTGCCGCCGGTGCAGGAGAACCTGGTCGAGTTGCTGCTGATGATCGACGCGGCGCGGGGCGCCTCCGCCGGCCGGATCACCGTGGTGCTGCCGCACTACGCGTACGCGCGCTCGGACAAGAAGGACGCGCCGCGGATCTCGATCGGCGCCCGGTTGGTCGCCGACCTGCTCACGTCGGCCGGGGCGGACCGGGTGCTCGCGATGACGCTGCACTCGCCGCAGGTGCACGGCTTCTTCAGTGTCCCCGTGGACCACCTGCACGCGCTGCGTGAGCTGGCCACCCACTTCCAGCGCTACGACCTGAGCAACACCGTGGTGGTCTCACCCGACCTGGGCAACGCCAAGGAGGCCGCGGCCTTCGCCCGGCTGCTCGGCACGCCGGTCGCGGCCGGGGCGAAGCAGCGGTTCAGCGACGACCTGGTCAAGATCAGCGCGGTGATCGGCGAGGTGACCGACCGGGACGTCATCGTGCTGGACGACGAGATCGCCAAGGGCAGCACCGTGGTCGAGCTGATGGAGCACCTGCGTGGCCTGAAGGTCAGGTCGATCCGGCTCGCCTGCACGCACGGACTCTTCTCCGACGACGCCCTGCGGCGGCTCAGCGAACAGGACGGCGTCCTGGAGATCGTATGCACCAACACGGTGCCCATCCCGGCCGCCAAGCGGGTGCCGGAGTTGCAGGTCCTGTCGGTGGCGCCCGCCCTGGCCGAGGCCATGCGTCGGATCCACAACGGGGAGTCCGTCTCCGCGCTCTTCGGCTGA
- a CDS encoding helix-turn-helix domain-containing protein, whose amino-acid sequence MNGDMWIRALKAARAGACVSQEALAELIRWNPSTIAAIETGRRRPTPQFAEAADTALETGGLLAELLAVAARQESPAWFAPWPAIEAEAVALRTVQPSLVPGLLQTEAYAHAVLSAQGTHTPERVAQLVAGRLARQELLTGPAPKRFTAIVDEAALRRVVGDRDVQLAQLERLAELAALPHIRLYVIPAGVGAHAGLAGGFVLAALPDGDEVTYVDGVFGQIVDRPDTVDTIRTMWDALLGEALPAGVSVELIGKLVNEL is encoded by the coding sequence ATGAACGGCGACATGTGGATCAGGGCGCTCAAGGCGGCCCGGGCCGGTGCGTGCGTCTCGCAGGAGGCTCTGGCGGAGCTGATCAGGTGGAATCCGTCCACCATCGCGGCGATCGAGACCGGGCGGCGGCGGCCGACCCCGCAGTTCGCCGAGGCGGCGGACACGGCGCTGGAGACCGGCGGGCTGCTGGCCGAGTTGCTGGCGGTGGCGGCCCGGCAGGAGTCGCCGGCCTGGTTCGCGCCGTGGCCGGCGATCGAGGCAGAGGCTGTCGCTCTCCGCACCGTTCAACCATCGCTGGTGCCGGGCCTGCTCCAGACCGAGGCATACGCGCACGCGGTGCTCAGCGCCCAGGGCACCCACACCCCGGAGCGAGTCGCCCAACTGGTCGCCGGCCGGCTGGCCCGGCAGGAGCTGCTGACCGGCCCGGCCCCGAAGCGGTTCACCGCGATCGTCGACGAGGCCGCGCTGCGCCGCGTGGTCGGCGATCGGGACGTCCAGCTCGCCCAGTTGGAACGGCTGGCCGAGCTGGCCGCCCTGCCCCATATCCGGCTCTACGTGATCCCCGCCGGGGTGGGCGCGCACGCCGGGCTGGCCGGCGGCTTCGTGCTGGCCGCGCTGCCCGACGGCGACGAGGTGACCTACGTCGACGGGGTCTTCGGTCAGATCGTCGACCGGCCCGACACCGTTGATACCATCAGGACGATGTGGGACGCGCTGCTGGGCGAGGCCCTGCCGGCGGGCGTGTCCGTCGAGCTGATCGGAAAGCTGGTGAACGAGCTGTGA
- a CDS encoding phosphoribosylaminoimidazolesuccinocarboxamide synthase, with protein sequence MELLHSGKVRDVYADGDDLILVASDRISIYDVALPTPIPDKGRLLTALSLWWFEQLADLVPNHVISATDVPAEFAGRAIRCQRLDMVPVECVARGYLTGGGLREYEQTGAVSGVRLPRGLAEASILPEPIFTPSSKAPAGEHDEPITYDDVVAKVGEATAERLRQITLDIYRRGAELAADRGILIADTKIELGWAPDGTLVLADELLTSDSSRFWPAESYQPGRVQFSYDKQYVRDWATGSGWDKQPPAPDVPAEVVEATRARYVDVYEKLTGNRWE encoded by the coding sequence GTGGAACTTCTGCACTCGGGCAAGGTCCGGGACGTCTACGCCGACGGCGACGACCTGATCCTGGTGGCCTCGGACCGCATCTCGATCTACGACGTGGCGCTGCCGACGCCGATCCCGGACAAGGGTCGCCTGCTCACCGCCCTTTCGCTCTGGTGGTTCGAGCAGCTCGCCGACCTGGTGCCGAACCACGTCATCTCGGCCACCGACGTGCCCGCCGAGTTCGCCGGGCGGGCGATCCGCTGCCAGCGGCTGGACATGGTCCCGGTCGAGTGCGTCGCCCGCGGCTACCTCACCGGCGGCGGGCTACGGGAGTACGAGCAGACCGGCGCGGTCTCCGGCGTACGCCTCCCGCGCGGGCTCGCCGAGGCGTCGATCCTGCCCGAGCCGATCTTCACGCCGTCGAGCAAGGCGCCGGCGGGGGAGCACGACGAGCCGATCACGTACGACGACGTGGTGGCGAAGGTGGGCGAGGCCACCGCCGAGCGACTGCGGCAGATCACCCTCGACATCTACCGGCGCGGCGCCGAGCTGGCCGCCGACCGGGGCATCCTGATCGCCGACACCAAGATCGAGCTGGGCTGGGCGCCGGACGGCACCCTGGTCCTCGCCGACGAGCTGCTCACCTCCGACTCGTCGCGGTTCTGGCCGGCCGAGTCGTACCAGCCGGGCCGGGTGCAGTTCTCCTACGACAAGCAGTACGTGCGGGACTGGGCCACCGGCAGCGGCTGGGACAAGCAGCCCCCGGCCCCGGACGTGCCGGCCGAGGTGGTCGAGGCGACCCGGGCCCGCTACGTCGACGTCTACGAGAAGCTCACCGGCAACCGCTGGGAGTGA
- a CDS encoding UPF0182 family membrane protein: MRSSSPLPRMSRRGRVTIAVLVGVFVLFTLLGWGVQAWTDWLWFDEVRYTEVFTGVLLTRLVLFLAVGLGMAVIVGGNLWLAHRLRPRLRPHSVEQATLERYRMVLSPRLGTWIALTAAVVGLFAGLSAQNRWNQWMLFRNGGDFGIKDPEFGVDIGFYVFQLPFWRYLLGVAFTAVVLAVIGALAVHYLFGGVRLQGVGDRMSNAARAHLSSLVAVFVLLKAIAYVLDRRAMLLEYNEGVKLYGAGYADVNALLPAKEILAYISIVVAIAIIVFSNAWMRNLVWPGISLALLGVSAVAIGGIYPWAVQTFEVKPSAKDKEAPYIQRSIDATRAAFGLGATQTTPYAANNLTPPASLVTDTSVVPNVRLLDPQLVSETYTQLQQVRGFYDFGPKLDIDRYGVNGKVSDYVVGVREINYGELTDQQNTWINRHTVYTHGYGLVAAPANQVVCGGQPFFVSGFLGEKTQEACSSQTEQIPAKQPRIYYGERMAADDYAIVGQSDPNKKAEFDRPVGEGGGESYTYTGEGGVEIGSFTRRLLYAIKEQESNFLLSEAVNKDSKLLYVRNPRDRVEKVAPFLTLDGDPYPAVVDGRVQWIVDGYTTAASYPYAERVNLQTETTDELTNRGTFQLARENVNYMRNSVKATVDAYDGTVTLYEYDDTDPVLKAWNKAFGGDLIQPKADIPVELNEHFRYPADMFKVQRNLLTKFHVTNPGDFYSAQDFWQVPNVPDAPDSGQKQPPYYLFTQFPGQDSPRFQLTSAVTPNGRQNLAALISGSYVDGKPRLEVLELPDQTRISGPVQVHQQMTNNANIRQQLNLLSSNQAQVQYGNLLSLPFADGMLYVEPVYVKSNQQDAYPLLQKVLLSYGDGGSFVALADNINDGIKQLVEQGKKAGQGAPPTPPPGGNPTSPTPTPTPSGSATPTPTPSAGASTPPPTGDLAAAADRVQTAITEVRAAQASGDFERYGRALKTLDEALTAFQQAQQAANPSGSPSAGG, encoded by the coding sequence ATGCGTAGCAGCAGCCCCCTTCCGAGGATGAGCCGGCGCGGGCGCGTCACCATCGCCGTCCTGGTCGGGGTGTTCGTGCTCTTCACCCTGCTCGGGTGGGGTGTCCAGGCGTGGACCGACTGGCTGTGGTTCGACGAGGTCCGCTACACCGAGGTCTTCACCGGAGTCCTGCTCACCCGGCTGGTGCTGTTCCTCGCCGTCGGGCTCGGCATGGCGGTGATCGTCGGCGGCAACCTGTGGCTGGCCCACCGGTTGCGTCCGCGGCTGCGCCCGCACTCGGTGGAGCAGGCCACCCTGGAGCGCTACCGGATGGTGCTCAGCCCGCGACTCGGCACCTGGATCGCGTTGACCGCCGCGGTGGTCGGTCTCTTCGCCGGTCTCTCCGCGCAGAACCGGTGGAACCAGTGGATGCTCTTCCGCAACGGCGGTGACTTCGGGATCAAGGACCCGGAGTTCGGGGTGGACATCGGCTTCTACGTCTTCCAGTTGCCGTTCTGGCGTTACCTGCTCGGCGTCGCCTTCACCGCTGTGGTGCTGGCGGTCATCGGCGCGCTGGCGGTGCACTACCTGTTCGGCGGGGTTCGCCTCCAGGGTGTCGGGGACCGGATGAGCAACGCCGCCCGCGCGCACCTGAGCAGCCTGGTCGCTGTCTTCGTGTTGCTGAAGGCCATCGCGTACGTGTTGGACCGGCGGGCGATGCTGCTGGAGTACAACGAGGGCGTCAAGCTGTACGGCGCCGGCTACGCCGACGTCAACGCGCTGCTGCCGGCGAAGGAGATCCTGGCCTACATCTCGATCGTGGTGGCGATCGCGATCATCGTCTTCTCCAACGCCTGGATGCGGAACCTGGTCTGGCCGGGCATCTCGCTGGCGCTGCTCGGCGTCTCCGCGGTGGCCATCGGCGGCATCTACCCCTGGGCGGTGCAGACCTTCGAGGTCAAGCCGAGCGCGAAGGACAAGGAAGCGCCGTACATCCAGCGCAGCATCGACGCGACGCGGGCGGCGTTCGGGCTGGGAGCCACGCAGACCACCCCGTACGCGGCGAACAACCTCACCCCACCGGCGAGCCTGGTCACCGACACGTCGGTGGTGCCCAACGTGCGGCTGCTCGACCCGCAGTTGGTCAGCGAGACGTACACCCAGCTCCAGCAGGTGCGTGGCTTCTACGACTTCGGCCCCAAGCTGGACATCGACAGGTACGGGGTGAACGGCAAGGTCTCCGACTACGTGGTCGGCGTCCGGGAGATCAACTACGGCGAGTTGACCGACCAGCAGAACACCTGGATCAACCGGCACACCGTCTACACCCACGGGTATGGGCTGGTGGCCGCCCCCGCCAACCAGGTGGTCTGCGGCGGGCAGCCGTTCTTCGTCTCCGGCTTCCTCGGCGAGAAGACCCAGGAGGCGTGCTCCTCGCAGACCGAGCAGATTCCGGCCAAGCAGCCGCGGATCTACTACGGCGAGCGGATGGCGGCGGACGACTACGCGATCGTCGGGCAGTCCGACCCGAACAAGAAGGCCGAGTTCGACAGGCCGGTCGGTGAGGGTGGCGGCGAGTCCTACACCTACACCGGCGAGGGTGGCGTCGAGATCGGCTCGTTCACCCGGCGCCTGCTGTACGCCATCAAGGAGCAGGAGTCGAACTTCCTGCTCTCCGAGGCGGTCAACAAGGACTCCAAGCTGCTCTACGTGCGCAATCCCCGGGACCGGGTGGAGAAGGTCGCGCCGTTCCTCACCCTGGACGGCGACCCGTACCCGGCGGTGGTGGACGGTCGGGTGCAGTGGATCGTCGACGGCTACACGACGGCGGCCAGCTACCCGTACGCCGAGCGGGTCAACCTGCAGACCGAGACGACCGACGAGTTGACCAACCGGGGCACGTTCCAGCTGGCCCGGGAGAACGTCAACTACATGCGCAACTCGGTGAAGGCGACTGTCGACGCGTACGACGGCACCGTGACGCTCTACGAGTACGACGACACCGACCCGGTGCTCAAGGCCTGGAACAAGGCGTTCGGCGGTGACCTGATCCAGCCGAAGGCGGACATCCCGGTGGAGCTGAACGAGCACTTCCGCTACCCGGCGGACATGTTCAAGGTGCAGCGCAACCTGCTCACCAAGTTCCACGTGACCAACCCGGGCGACTTCTACTCCGCACAGGACTTCTGGCAGGTGCCCAACGTGCCGGACGCTCCGGACAGCGGCCAGAAGCAGCCTCCGTACTACCTCTTCACCCAGTTCCCGGGCCAGGACAGCCCTCGGTTCCAGCTCACCTCGGCGGTCACCCCGAACGGCCGGCAGAACCTCGCCGCGCTGATCTCCGGGTCGTACGTCGACGGGAAGCCTCGGCTGGAGGTGCTGGAGTTGCCGGACCAGACCCGGATCTCCGGCCCCGTCCAGGTGCACCAGCAGATGACCAACAACGCGAACATCCGTCAGCAACTCAACCTGCTGTCCAGCAACCAGGCACAGGTGCAGTACGGCAACCTGCTCTCGTTGCCCTTCGCCGACGGCATGCTCTACGTCGAGCCGGTCTACGTGAAGAGCAACCAGCAGGACGCGTACCCGCTGTTGCAGAAGGTGCTGCTCTCGTACGGTGACGGTGGCTCCTTCGTGGCGCTCGCCGACAACATCAACGACGGCATCAAGCAGTTGGTCGAGCAGGGTAAGAAGGCCGGGCAGGGCGCGCCGCCGACTCCGCCGCCCGGGGGCAACCCGACGAGCCCGACGCCGACGCCCACGCCGAGCGGGTCCGCCACGCCGACGCCCACGCCGAGCGCCGGCGCCAGCACGCCGCCGCCGACCGGTGACCTGGCTGCCGCCGCGGACCGGGTGCAGACCGCGATCACCGAGGTGCGGGCCGCGCAGGCGTCCGGCGACTTCGAGCGGTACGGGCGCGCGCTCAAGACGTTGGACGAGGCGCTGACCGCGTTCCAGCAGGCGCAGCAGGCCGCCAACCCGAGTGGCAGCCCGAGCGCCGGCGGCTGA